Proteins from a genomic interval of Elusimicrobiota bacterium:
- a CDS encoding UDP-glucose 4-epimerase, producing MKWSGKRVLVTGAGGFIGSHLTERLVALGAKTSAFVHYRGNGSWGWLDNSPLKKHLTILAGDVQDPGFVDEAVKNVDVVFHLAALIGIPYSYVAPESYVRTNIQGTLNVLQAARKWGVEKVIHTSTSEAYGTARFVPISEEHPLQAQSPYSATKIAADKIAESFFLSFNVPVVTVRPFNTFGPRQSARAVIPTIIGQCLVGRKLKLGNLHPTRDLNFVDNTVDGFIRAAEIPAAIGQTINLGTGREIKIGELAKMIGHLLGVKVQFESDRARLRPKLSEVERLLADNRKARKILKWTPEVTLEQGLIRTIDWIQKNQHLYPADLYAV from the coding sequence TTGAAATGGTCCGGTAAACGTGTTCTGGTCACCGGCGCGGGTGGTTTTATAGGAAGTCACCTGACAGAACGCCTGGTGGCGTTGGGCGCCAAAACGAGCGCGTTTGTTCATTACCGCGGGAATGGTTCTTGGGGTTGGTTGGACAATTCTCCTTTAAAAAAACATCTCACCATTTTGGCGGGAGATGTGCAGGATCCGGGGTTTGTGGATGAAGCCGTCAAAAACGTGGATGTGGTGTTTCACTTGGCGGCTTTGATTGGCATTCCCTATTCCTATGTGGCGCCGGAGTCCTATGTAAGAACAAATATCCAAGGCACGTTGAATGTGCTTCAGGCGGCCCGAAAATGGGGGGTGGAAAAAGTCATTCACACCTCCACCAGTGAAGCCTACGGAACGGCGCGGTTTGTCCCGATATCAGAGGAACATCCGCTACAAGCCCAATCTCCCTATTCCGCCACGAAAATCGCGGCCGATAAAATTGCGGAATCATTTTTTCTCTCGTTCAATGTCCCTGTCGTTACGGTTCGTCCGTTTAATACGTTTGGTCCCCGGCAATCCGCTCGCGCGGTGATCCCCACCATTATTGGACAGTGTCTCGTTGGTCGAAAACTGAAACTCGGGAATCTCCATCCCACCCGAGATCTGAATTTTGTTGATAACACCGTAGATGGATTTATTCGCGCGGCCGAGATTCCCGCTGCCATTGGTCAAACCATTAATTTGGGGACAGGTCGGGAAATCAAAATCGGCGAATTGGCTAAAATGATCGGGCATTTGCTTGGAGTGAAAGTTCAATTTGAATCCGATCGGGCCCGTCTTCGCCCAAAATTAAGTGAGGTCGAACGTCTGTTGGCCGACAACCGTAAAGCGCGCAAAATTCTCAAATGGACTCCTGAAGTGACCCTCGAACAGGGCTTAATTCGGACCATTGATTGGATTCAAAAAAATCAACACCTTTATCCCGCCGACCTCTATGCCGTCTAA
- the glgC_2 gene encoding Glucose-1-phosphate adenylyltransferase, which yields MPKISSIFTSLTSTIHDALQVIDKGGYAITLVVDQDHKLLGTITDGDIRRATLANIPLTSPLQTILERKASTIYAQPVTALSGQERSLYFKLMKEKNLLHLPILNEKGCVVDLVTMDDFTSASLPSLRAVVMAGGKGTRLQPLTLDTPKSMLQVGNKPLIDIIIKQLRSSGIHHVNISTHHHQEKLTKHLKDGSELNVSVSYISEDMPLGTAGALGLIEKSNETTLVINGDILTNLDFRTMISYHRENEADLTIAVRQYDFKVPYGVVECQGHAVKAITEKPRYSFFVNAGIYLLEPSVFEHVPAKGQRFDMTELIQRLIAENRTVVSFPILEQWLDIGQPADYAAAQDMVATWVDRK from the coding sequence ATGCCAAAAATTTCTTCGATATTTACTTCGCTTACATCCACCATTCATGATGCTCTTCAAGTCATTGATAAGGGCGGGTATGCCATCACCCTGGTGGTTGACCAAGATCATAAATTACTTGGCACGATTACCGATGGTGATATCCGGCGCGCCACTCTCGCCAATATCCCCTTAACCAGTCCTCTTCAGACCATTCTTGAGAGAAAAGCGTCAACTATTTACGCCCAACCCGTCACGGCTTTGTCAGGTCAGGAACGCTCTTTGTATTTCAAATTGATGAAAGAAAAAAACCTGCTTCATTTGCCTATTTTGAATGAAAAAGGTTGTGTGGTTGATTTGGTAACGATGGATGATTTCACCAGCGCGTCTCTTCCTTCTTTACGAGCTGTGGTAATGGCGGGCGGGAAAGGAACAAGACTTCAACCTTTAACCTTGGACACTCCAAAATCGATGCTTCAGGTGGGCAACAAACCTTTAATTGACATCATAATTAAGCAATTGCGTTCTTCAGGTATACACCACGTCAACATAAGCACGCACCATCATCAAGAAAAATTAACCAAGCATCTTAAAGACGGTTCTGAATTGAATGTTTCCGTTTCTTACATTTCAGAAGATATGCCACTCGGAACGGCGGGGGCTTTGGGACTCATAGAAAAATCAAATGAAACCACGTTGGTAATAAATGGAGATATTTTGACCAATTTGGATTTTAGAACCATGATTTCTTATCACCGCGAAAATGAAGCTGACTTAACCATTGCTGTACGGCAGTATGATTTTAAGGTCCCCTATGGTGTGGTCGAATGCCAGGGCCATGCTGTTAAAGCCATCACAGAAAAACCACGGTATAGTTTTTTTGTTAACGCTGGAATTTATCTATTGGAACCATCGGTATTTGAGCATGTGCCGGCCAAAGGACAGCGTTTTGATATGACAGAATTGATTCAAAGACTGATTGCTGAAAATCGAACCGTGGTCAGTTTTCCGATTTTGGAACAATGGCTCGATATTGGCCAACCTGCTGATTATGCTGCCGCTCAGGATATGGTTGCAACCTGGGTGGATCGTAAATAG